Proteins encoded together in one Thermoplasmatales archaeon BRNA1 window:
- a CDS encoding nicotinate-nucleotide pyrophosphorylase gives MRAPDLRPFLEEDVGTGDVTSETFLPDRDGKAVITCEEDSVVAGLDEAVTIFSIMGVSCETFVKDGDRVAAGTKVLEASGPLRSLMTCERTALNFLMRMSGIAEATWSISKRVHEKDPDLRIAGSRKTTPGFRYFEKKAIALGGGWPHRMGLYDMAMVKDNHIAAAGGIDAIAEKMKDVPKGIPVEIEVLDIEEGIKAAKAGASIVMGDHMSPADVRTMREKLREINPRIFVEASGNITAETAADFAGCADIVSLGALTHSARSTHFSMDVE, from the coding sequence ATGAGAGCCCCGGATCTCCGTCCGTTCCTCGAGGAGGATGTCGGCACCGGCGACGTGACGTCGGAGACGTTCCTCCCCGACAGGGACGGCAAGGCCGTCATCACCTGCGAGGAGGACTCCGTAGTGGCGGGTCTCGACGAGGCCGTCACCATCTTTTCGATCATGGGGGTTTCCTGCGAGACGTTCGTGAAGGACGGCGACAGGGTGGCCGCCGGCACCAAGGTCCTGGAGGCCTCCGGTCCCCTCAGGTCCCTCATGACCTGCGAGCGTACCGCCCTGAACTTCCTCATGCGCATGAGCGGCATCGCGGAGGCGACCTGGTCCATATCGAAGCGCGTCCACGAGAAGGACCCGGACCTTAGGATCGCGGGATCCAGGAAGACCACCCCAGGATTCAGGTACTTCGAGAAGAAGGCCATCGCCCTCGGAGGCGGATGGCCCCACAGGATGGGCCTCTATGACATGGCCATGGTCAAGGACAACCACATCGCGGCCGCGGGAGGCATCGATGCCATCGCGGAGAAGATGAAGGACGTCCCCAAGGGGATTCCCGTGGAGATTGAGGTCCTAGACATAGAGGAGGGGATCAAGGCGGCCAAGGCAGGAGCGTCCATCGTCATGGGGGACCACATGTCCCCCGCCGACGTCAGGACCATGAGGGAGAAGCTCAGGGAGATCAACCCCCGCATCTTCGTGGAGGCTTCCGGCAACATCACCGCCGAGACCGCCGCCGACTTCGCCGGATGCGCGGACATCGTGTCCCTAGGGGCCCTCACCCACTCCGCCAGGTCCACCCACTTCTCGATGGATGTCGAGTGA